A window of Hymenobacter aerilatus contains these coding sequences:
- the porG gene encoding type IX secretion system protein PorG: MFKSHLFKTLLTCGIPVGSVFFAATAAAQNTSELGIGVGGAVYRGEVATSYQFRNNRPAITAFYRKDITNPVTLRGGLTYGMLRADDINQKGDNDAPLPLPGYRQAGLKGGLLEASAIVEYNFFDYHNRKDKIHFTPYLFAGIAGFYANTRVSTANASLAPVIDRSGSMLGFAIPAGVGIKYAISPRWNLGAEVGARKTFTDNLDHLSTKNTQLNASSERDLLINRHTQDWYFYNGISLSYTFYKIRCPEGQ; the protein is encoded by the coding sequence ATGTTTAAATCGCACCTCTTCAAAACGCTCCTTACCTGTGGTATACCGGTAGGGAGCGTTTTTTTTGCCGCTACCGCCGCGGCCCAGAATACTAGTGAGTTGGGTATTGGCGTCGGTGGCGCCGTCTACCGCGGTGAAGTTGCTACATCATATCAATTCCGCAACAATCGACCGGCCATAACCGCTTTTTACCGAAAAGACATTACCAATCCGGTTACGCTGCGAGGAGGCCTTACTTATGGTATGCTGCGTGCCGACGATATCAACCAAAAAGGCGACAATGACGCGCCACTGCCTTTGCCTGGATACAGGCAAGCCGGACTAAAAGGGGGCTTATTGGAAGCTTCTGCCATAGTGGAGTATAATTTTTTCGACTACCATAATCGAAAAGATAAAATTCACTTCACCCCTTATTTATTCGCCGGTATTGCTGGATTTTATGCCAATACCCGCGTCAGCACAGCTAATGCGTCGTTGGCACCAGTAATAGACAGGAGCGGGTCAATGCTGGGCTTTGCTATTCCGGCCGGGGTAGGGATAAAATATGCTATTTCACCGCGGTGGAATTTAGGCGCAGAGGTTGGTGCTCGTAAGACCTTTACGGATAATCTAGATCACCTGAGCACGAAAAACACGCAGCTTAATGCCAGCTCTGAGCGCGATTTGTTAATCAACCGGCATACGCAGGATTGGTATTTCTATAATGGTATCAGCCTTTCTTACACATTCTACAAGATTCGCTGTCCTGAAGGGCAGTAA
- a CDS encoding DUF6089 family protein produces MKQLFTHTLASLLLMGLVATQANAQQFSKRKQYNSIGLSLNAMNYFGDIVPKTSLPSFRAAATRPNVGIYYMRRFSPRFSGKAALSYGRISGDDSKTADPNGAESRYRYNRNMNFRNDIVELSGMAVFDLIENRNNYLKRPDFVPYLTAGVAVFRHNPKGADANGNYVNLQPLQTEGVDYSLTQFAIPFGGGVRYRINKSFDIGLELITRKTFTDYLDDVSGTYADPSTLAPGAAQYFGYGITNSIRNGTNDFPGFTADDARRGKDGNDWYTTLGVTVNYILAPRVKNPKFR; encoded by the coding sequence ATGAAGCAACTCTTCACTCACACGCTGGCTTCACTACTGCTCATGGGGCTGGTAGCTACCCAAGCCAACGCGCAACAGTTCAGCAAGCGGAAGCAATATAACTCCATTGGGCTAAGCCTGAATGCGATGAACTATTTCGGTGACATTGTACCGAAAACCAGCCTACCCAGCTTCCGTGCCGCAGCTACGCGCCCGAACGTTGGCATATACTATATGCGGCGCTTCTCCCCGCGTTTTTCCGGGAAGGCTGCCTTAAGCTATGGTCGTATTTCCGGTGATGACTCCAAAACGGCTGATCCAAACGGCGCCGAATCGCGCTACCGCTACAACCGGAACATGAATTTCCGCAATGATATTGTGGAACTATCCGGTATGGCAGTTTTCGATTTGATCGAGAACCGCAACAACTACCTGAAGCGCCCCGACTTTGTTCCCTACCTCACAGCTGGTGTTGCTGTATTTCGCCATAATCCAAAAGGCGCCGATGCCAATGGAAACTACGTGAACCTACAACCATTGCAAACGGAAGGTGTAGACTACAGTCTTACGCAGTTTGCTATACCATTTGGTGGTGGTGTTCGTTACCGGATAAATAAAAGCTTTGATATTGGGCTGGAGTTAATCACCCGCAAGACTTTTACCGACTACCTAGATGATGTGAGCGGCACATACGCAGATCCTAGCACCTTAGCTCCTGGTGCTGCTCAATACTTCGGGTACGGTATTACGAACAGTATCCGAAATGGTACGAATGATTTTCCTGGCTTCACCGCGGATGACGCTCGCCGTGGTAAGGATGGGAACGATTGGTATACTACCTTAGGGGTTACCGTCAACTACATTCTTGCTCCTCGCGTAAAGAACCCCAAATTCCGCTAG
- a CDS encoding isoprenyl transferase — translation MTARSEIDLQRLPAHVAVIMDGNGRWAKKKGGLRIFGHQSAITAVRETVEAAAELGIRFLTLYAFSTENWARPAHEVTALMQLLVHTIRQETPTLLKNGVRLQAIGQLDSLPRSCQKELAEAIELTQKGERTTLVLALSYSGRWDLVQATRRLGADVAAGKLSAAEVTEQTITGYLSTATMPDPELLIRTSGEQRISNFLLWQLAYTELYITDLLWPDFRREHFYEAIREYQRRERRFGKTSEQLTVS, via the coding sequence ATGACCGCTCGGTCCGAAATTGACCTTCAGAGATTACCCGCTCACGTTGCCGTCATTATGGATGGCAACGGCCGCTGGGCCAAAAAAAAAGGTGGCTTACGCATCTTTGGGCATCAGAGTGCCATTACAGCTGTGCGCGAAACGGTAGAAGCCGCTGCAGAGTTAGGCATACGATTTCTAACGCTTTATGCGTTTTCCACCGAAAACTGGGCGCGTCCGGCGCATGAGGTAACAGCCCTGATGCAACTGCTAGTACATACCATTCGGCAGGAAACGCCCACTCTGTTGAAAAATGGGGTAAGGCTGCAAGCAATCGGTCAGCTGGATAGCCTGCCTAGAAGCTGCCAAAAAGAACTGGCTGAAGCCATCGAGCTAACGCAAAAGGGCGAACGTACCACGTTGGTCTTGGCGTTAAGCTACAGTGGTCGGTGGGACTTAGTACAGGCCACTCGCCGCCTGGGTGCCGATGTAGCAGCTGGCAAGCTTAGTGCTGCAGAGGTAACAGAACAAACTATCACCGGGTATCTGAGTACCGCCACAATGCCGGATCCGGAACTACTAATCCGGACAAGTGGAGAGCAACGCATCAGCAATTTTTTGCTATGGCAACTAGCTTATACTGAGTTATATATAACAGATTTGCTTTGGCCGGATTTTCGGAGAGAGCACTTTTATGAGGCTATCCGCGAATATCAGCGCCGCGAAAGGCGTTTTGGGAAAACCAGTGAGCAGTTAACCGTTTCGTAA
- the bamA gene encoding outer membrane protein assembly factor BamA, whose protein sequence is MTSFFNQLRWLAVLLVLFGGAAVGTPAQAQTAPPNDGAEHFVLGGITVSGARYLDNNTLIALTGLKIGDPIAIPGEEIGKAIRKLWDQGILGDVSVSTTKIEGNKIFLDFNLKERPRLSRFEFTGIGKGQADELKNKIKLIRGKVVTDALLNNTRTQVKKFYTNKSYLDVKVNITQRPDSALSNSVVLVINVDKGDKIRVRDIAFEGNEAFSDRKLKGKLKKTKEKKPYKLLTSGKFQRTEYEEDKQKLLDFYNAQGYRDAIIVSDTLIRKDDGLALRITVDEGPKYYFRNITWSGNYLYDDKTLASVLGIKEGSAYSKETLDKRLNYNPTGQDITSLYMNDGYLFFSIEPVETKIEGDSIDIEMRINEGVQARVKDINIAGNTKTSDHVIRREIQTLPGDKFNRELLIRTQQRLSGLGYFDPEKVGMNPVPNPADGTVDINYTVAEKPSDQITLSGGWGGYAGFIGTVGLVFNNFSLRKAGTLSNWRPVPAGDGQRLALNVQANGLQYQAYSFSFTEPWLGGRKPNSFSFSLNKTISRFGTSFDPTTGQFIKSNSASIALGRRLRFPDDYFTLSNSISITQYKFQNYPLNIRNSAVSELTTGDANNFVFNTTLARNSIDNPTYTRRGSSLSLSLSLTPPYSLFPGAHPNSTQWLEYHKWMFDASWFTPLVGKLVLNSRAHFGFLGAYNSNRALGPFERFKLGGSGLGYGGAANFIVGTEYIGLRGYADPNDQEAIPTAQQADNGGIAYNKFVMEMRYPVSLNPAATVYVLGFAEAGNAFNTYSQYNPYKLYRSAGIGARVFMSAFGLLGFDYGYGFDTVPATLTNPGTGPKGRFHFIIGQQIR, encoded by the coding sequence ATGACTTCTTTTTTCAACCAGCTTCGCTGGCTAGCTGTGCTATTAGTGTTGTTCGGCGGTGCTGCGGTTGGCACTCCTGCACAGGCACAAACTGCCCCTCCTAATGATGGAGCAGAACACTTCGTGCTGGGTGGTATTACAGTGAGCGGAGCACGTTACTTGGATAACAATACGCTGATTGCACTGACAGGTTTAAAAATAGGTGACCCAATTGCCATTCCAGGCGAAGAAATTGGTAAGGCTATTCGCAAACTGTGGGATCAGGGCATCCTAGGCGACGTGAGTGTGTCGACCACGAAGATTGAAGGCAACAAGATTTTCCTTGATTTTAATCTGAAGGAACGGCCCCGCTTATCGCGCTTTGAGTTTACGGGTATTGGTAAAGGTCAGGCGGATGAGCTAAAGAATAAGATCAAGCTGATTCGCGGAAAGGTAGTAACAGATGCCTTGCTCAACAACACACGCACGCAGGTTAAGAAGTTCTACACCAATAAGAGCTACCTTGATGTGAAGGTAAATATCACGCAACGGCCCGATTCGGCTCTGTCGAACAGCGTGGTATTGGTAATTAACGTGGATAAAGGCGATAAGATAAGAGTGCGTGATATTGCCTTTGAAGGGAACGAGGCTTTCTCGGACCGGAAGCTGAAGGGTAAGCTCAAGAAGACAAAGGAGAAGAAGCCTTACAAGCTACTGACCTCTGGCAAATTTCAGCGGACAGAGTATGAGGAAGACAAGCAGAAACTGCTCGATTTCTACAACGCTCAGGGCTATCGTGACGCCATTATTGTCTCGGATACACTGATTCGGAAGGATGATGGGCTGGCGCTACGTATCACAGTAGATGAAGGTCCTAAATACTACTTCCGCAACATTACTTGGAGCGGCAACTATCTCTACGATGATAAGACGTTAGCTTCGGTGCTGGGCATCAAGGAGGGTAGCGCGTACAGCAAAGAAACGCTGGACAAACGCCTAAACTATAACCCAACTGGTCAGGATATCACCTCACTCTACATGAACGACGGCTACTTGTTTTTCAGCATCGAGCCGGTAGAAACGAAGATTGAGGGTGACTCGATTGATATCGAGATGCGTATTAATGAAGGTGTGCAGGCGCGGGTGAAAGACATCAACATTGCCGGTAACACCAAAACCAGTGACCACGTCATTCGGCGAGAAATTCAAACCTTGCCGGGCGATAAATTCAACCGTGAATTGCTGATTCGTACGCAGCAACGGCTGTCTGGTCTGGGCTATTTTGACCCAGAGAAGGTAGGGATGAACCCTGTACCCAATCCGGCGGATGGTACTGTAGATATCAATTACACAGTGGCAGAAAAGCCCTCTGACCAAATCACCTTGTCGGGTGGCTGGGGTGGCTATGCAGGCTTTATTGGTACAGTAGGTTTGGTATTTAATAACTTCTCGCTGCGCAAGGCTGGTACGCTTAGCAACTGGCGGCCCGTGCCGGCTGGCGATGGTCAACGCTTAGCACTCAACGTGCAAGCCAACGGTCTGCAATACCAGGCGTATTCATTCTCTTTCACGGAACCGTGGCTGGGTGGTCGTAAGCCCAATTCGTTCTCGTTCAGCTTGAACAAGACGATTTCACGTTTCGGCACCAGCTTTGACCCTACCACCGGGCAATTTATCAAGTCGAACAGCGCTTCGATAGCCTTGGGCCGACGCCTGCGCTTCCCGGATGATTACTTTACGCTCAGTAATTCGATTTCGATAACGCAGTATAAGTTTCAAAACTATCCGCTGAACATTCGGAACAGTGCAGTGTCGGAGCTGACGACAGGTGATGCCAATAACTTTGTATTTAACACCACATTAGCCCGCAATAGCATCGACAATCCGACGTACACGCGGCGCGGCTCTTCGCTGTCACTGTCGTTGTCGCTGACGCCGCCGTATTCCTTATTCCCTGGAGCGCACCCCAACTCCACGCAATGGTTGGAATACCATAAGTGGATGTTCGATGCCTCGTGGTTCACGCCACTAGTAGGCAAGTTGGTTCTCAACTCGCGTGCTCACTTCGGTTTCCTAGGGGCATACAACAGCAACCGCGCCTTGGGGCCATTCGAGCGCTTTAAACTGGGTGGTTCGGGCCTGGGTTATGGTGGGGCCGCCAACTTCATTGTGGGTACCGAATACATCGGTCTGCGGGGCTACGCTGACCCGAACGACCAAGAGGCCATTCCGACGGCACAACAAGCTGATAACGGTGGTATAGCCTACAATAAGTTTGTAATGGAAATGCGTTATCCAGTGTCGTTGAACCCGGCCGCTACGGTTTATGTTCTGGGCTTTGCGGAGGCTGGTAACGCGTTCAATACTTATTCGCAGTACAACCCTTATAAGCTGTACCGTTCAGCAGGTATAGGCGCCCGCGTGTTTATGTCGGCGTTCGGTTTGCTTGGCTTCGACTACGGCTATGGTTTCGATACGGTTCCGGCTACCCTTACCAATCCTGGTACTGGCCCGAAAGGTCGCTTTCACTTCATCATTGGTCAGCAAATTCGCTAA
- a CDS encoding OmpH family outer membrane protein, whose protein sequence is MKALRYSLLVLTLVLLLAPAALAQKFGYVDSEFVMGKMPAYAQAQQELNTLSQNWQKDIEAQKQDLDKMYRTYRAEEVLLTEAQKKKRQDEITKKEQDVRAYQNKIFGYEGQLFKKRQELTRPVQDQVFEAIEKVAKKKQLAIVFDKSGDLTMLYTNPVHDYTEFVLEELGLASSDRNQPAQPGATRTVTPPQTPAGSPDTEPSAPQAAPTRTRPSGRP, encoded by the coding sequence ATGAAAGCACTTCGGTATAGTTTGCTGGTACTGACGCTGGTGCTATTGCTGGCGCCAGCTGCGCTGGCCCAAAAGTTTGGCTATGTTGATTCCGAGTTTGTGATGGGCAAGATGCCCGCTTACGCCCAGGCGCAGCAGGAGCTCAATACCTTATCGCAGAACTGGCAGAAGGATATTGAAGCGCAGAAGCAGGACTTGGATAAGATGTACCGCACGTACCGCGCCGAAGAAGTACTCTTGACTGAGGCGCAGAAAAAGAAGCGCCAGGACGAGATTACTAAGAAAGAACAGGATGTGCGGGCCTACCAAAACAAGATTTTTGGCTACGAGGGTCAACTGTTTAAAAAGCGCCAGGAACTAACTCGCCCTGTGCAAGATCAAGTGTTTGAGGCAATAGAAAAAGTAGCGAAGAAGAAGCAATTGGCTATTGTTTTTGATAAATCTGGCGACCTGACCATGCTCTACACCAATCCCGTGCACGACTACACGGAATTTGTTTTGGAGGAATTAGGTTTGGCTTCTTCCGACCGTAATCAACCGGCACAGCCCGGTGCTACGCGTACTGTAACGCCCCCACAAACACCCGCCGGTAGCCCCGATACGGAGCCTAGCGCACCGCAAGCCGCTCCTACCCGAACAAGGCCAAGTGGCCGGCCTTAG
- a CDS encoding OmpH family outer membrane protein has product MNKIRLALAAVVLTVATATSALAQAPLKIGYTSVSYVLAQMPESKQIESQLKTYSGQLEAQLKTKYTEYQTKGEAYQKGASTMSDVVRADKEKELQNIQQSIQEFQRNADQSLQQRQQTLLKPALDKLQKAIDDVAKEQGYTYVLNSDGDSPVLLHGPEDGNISDIVLKKMGITPPAPGAAPAASAVPTPAAAAPKSAAAPATPSKKKK; this is encoded by the coding sequence ATGAACAAGATTCGCCTCGCCCTGGCTGCCGTTGTGCTTACCGTTGCTACGGCTACTTCCGCGCTGGCCCAGGCTCCCCTCAAGATTGGCTACACTAGCGTATCCTATGTGTTGGCTCAAATGCCCGAAAGCAAGCAAATTGAGTCTCAGCTGAAAACGTATAGCGGTCAGCTCGAAGCACAGTTGAAAACAAAGTACACTGAGTACCAGACTAAGGGCGAAGCGTATCAGAAGGGTGCTAGCACTATGTCTGATGTCGTGCGCGCTGATAAAGAAAAGGAGCTGCAAAATATCCAGCAGTCTATTCAGGAGTTTCAGCGTAATGCTGACCAGAGTTTACAGCAGCGTCAGCAGACTCTGCTGAAGCCCGCTCTCGATAAGCTGCAAAAGGCAATCGACGATGTTGCTAAGGAGCAAGGTTACACGTATGTACTGAACTCGGACGGTGACAGCCCTGTATTACTGCATGGCCCCGAAGACGGTAATATCTCGGATATCGTATTGAAGAAAATGGGTATTACACCGCCTGCTCCGGGTGCTGCACCAGCCGCTTCTGCTGTTCCTACCCCTGCTGCCGCTGCGCCTAAGTCCGCTGCTGCACCTGCTACCCCAAGCAAGAAGAAGAAGTAA
- a CDS encoding BamA/TamA family outer membrane protein encodes MSWLPVPAPASSLPDTTRATIGSDSTLRAQCPGYTRVRVEQVLFVGNAKTKERILRAELDFREGDSLSVNNLGKRLEANRRRIYNLQLFHEVALQMVCRDGSITVLFGMQERWYTFPVPIFSLADRNFRSWANRPDRWRRVDYGIHLTRNNFRGRNEQLIANLQLGFNRKYELFYEAPGYGRRRRLGLGLAASYYQSRALDYATVQDRLVNYRAENGFALQRQYFLAGLRWRHTVQRLSAFDVSYHHEHVALEVTQLNPNYYLGSNRRDYLDFTLSTTLNQRNTFAYPLTGRFVQLMASQRVFLRSGSPSITTLYGTYARYLSLGHGFYYSVGVQARARFAQRIAYPDNHAFGYESLVRGYDAYVIDGRYYGLARQGLSYRLLDLGRLRLHGIANPKVNSIPLVFYLNTFTDAGYVLGRAAVAERFQNQLPNQLLASAGIGLHLVTYYDWVFTAEYTLNGRGETGFFFRTSFPI; translated from the coding sequence TTGAGTTGGCTACCAGTACCAGCCCCTGCCAGCTCCCTACCCGATACTACCCGGGCTACCATAGGTAGCGATAGTACGCTCCGGGCACAATGCCCTGGCTATACACGGGTGCGGGTAGAGCAGGTGCTGTTTGTGGGCAACGCCAAGACCAAAGAGCGTATTCTACGCGCCGAGCTGGATTTTCGGGAGGGCGACTCGCTGTCTGTAAATAACCTAGGGAAGCGCCTCGAGGCCAATCGACGACGCATCTATAATCTGCAGCTTTTCCATGAGGTGGCCCTGCAGATGGTATGCCGAGATGGTAGCATCACTGTGCTGTTTGGCATGCAAGAGCGGTGGTATACATTTCCGGTACCCATTTTTTCGCTGGCCGACCGTAACTTCCGGTCGTGGGCCAACCGTCCCGACCGTTGGCGCCGGGTAGACTACGGTATTCATCTTACTCGTAATAACTTTCGGGGCCGCAACGAGCAATTGATAGCCAATTTGCAATTAGGCTTCAATCGCAAATACGAACTGTTTTATGAGGCCCCCGGTTACGGCAGGCGTCGTCGGTTGGGGCTAGGCCTAGCCGCCTCCTATTACCAAAGCCGCGCTCTGGACTATGCCACGGTGCAGGACCGCCTGGTAAACTACCGCGCGGAGAATGGTTTCGCCTTACAGCGGCAGTATTTTCTGGCCGGGTTGCGCTGGCGCCACACCGTGCAACGCCTGTCAGCTTTCGATGTGTCGTATCACCACGAACATGTGGCGCTAGAGGTGACGCAGCTTAACCCTAACTATTATTTGGGTAGCAACCGCCGTGATTATCTCGACTTTACGCTGAGCACTACTCTGAATCAGCGTAACACCTTTGCCTACCCTCTTACGGGCCGCTTCGTGCAGCTGATGGCCAGCCAACGGGTATTCCTGCGCTCGGGTAGTCCCAGCATCACTACCCTGTATGGTACGTACGCTCGCTACCTGTCGCTGGGGCATGGGTTTTACTACAGCGTGGGCGTACAAGCACGCGCCCGGTTTGCCCAGCGCATTGCCTACCCCGACAATCACGCTTTCGGCTACGAGTCCTTGGTGCGAGGCTACGACGCCTACGTAATAGACGGGCGGTATTACGGCTTGGCTCGGCAGGGGCTATCGTATCGCCTACTCGATTTAGGCCGCCTACGCCTCCACGGTATCGCCAATCCGAAAGTCAACAGCATTCCGCTGGTTTTTTATTTGAATACCTTTACCGACGCGGGTTACGTACTAGGGCGCGCTGCCGTGGCAGAGCGTTTTCAGAACCAGCTACCCAATCAACTGCTAGCATCAGCAGGCATCGGGCTGCATCTGGTAACGTACTACGACTGGGTATTCACAGCAGAGTATACTCTCAATGGTCGGGGCGAAACCGGCTTTTTCTTCCGTACATCCTTTCCTATTTGA
- a CDS encoding tetratricopeptide repeat protein, translating into MTLKPWKLSLLAALSVYGSSAVAQNVQSAQKAIELERYGQARADLLRQPQSVEANYELGRLYQFRDMPDSAAYYFNKGANDPKSALSMVAAGRAALAQGKTAEAEAHFDEAVKKTKSKDADVLTKIAQAYAESDEKNITKALTYVEAAHKANKEKDSPALMVARGDIYLKTAEGGGNASGSYSRALLADPNNVQAYYRQGQLNVRARNYNEARTAFEKAISLDPNYAPAYRDLAETYYYAGQYKLALETFQKYIDRAERTPQTNATYAAFLFLTKEYPKTIEEARKVLAVDPNNVAMNRLVAYSLYEDKKNDEAIAAMQKYMSLVPANKLIADDYVYLGKMQAAAGKYDEGIASIKKGIEMDPQKAGDLQNDLAQAYLTKKDYPMAVATYRTKIANQIKANGSAELTDQIRLANAYEYNKQYQQADSLYAGVLTARPEYAAGYLMRARVNSNLDPNSTEGKAKPYYEKFLEMMKANPEDAARYKNEVLTANKYLGYYYFQKGDKATSLPYWQAALALDPNDNQAKTAVNSISGTKTARK; encoded by the coding sequence ATGACTCTCAAGCCCTGGAAGCTTTCCCTCCTCGCTGCTTTGTCGGTATACGGCTCGTCTGCCGTTGCCCAAAATGTCCAGAGCGCGCAGAAAGCTATTGAACTTGAGCGCTACGGTCAGGCTCGTGCCGATCTGTTGCGCCAGCCACAGTCCGTTGAAGCAAATTACGAGCTTGGTCGTTTGTACCAGTTCCGCGATATGCCGGACTCGGCTGCTTACTATTTCAACAAAGGTGCAAACGACCCCAAGTCGGCACTATCGATGGTAGCAGCTGGCCGGGCCGCTCTAGCGCAAGGCAAAACCGCGGAAGCCGAAGCCCATTTTGATGAGGCTGTTAAGAAAACCAAGAGCAAGGACGCCGATGTTCTGACCAAAATTGCGCAAGCATATGCTGAGTCGGATGAGAAGAATATCACCAAGGCGCTGACGTACGTAGAGGCTGCGCACAAAGCCAACAAGGAAAAAGATTCGCCCGCGCTGATGGTAGCCCGTGGTGACATCTACCTGAAAACGGCTGAAGGTGGTGGTAACGCCTCGGGTAGCTACTCGCGCGCGTTGCTGGCCGACCCGAACAATGTGCAGGCATACTATCGTCAGGGCCAGCTGAACGTGCGTGCTCGTAACTACAACGAGGCGCGTACTGCTTTCGAAAAGGCCATCAGCCTCGACCCGAACTATGCACCGGCCTACCGCGACTTGGCCGAGACATACTATTATGCTGGTCAGTATAAACTGGCGCTAGAGACGTTTCAGAAGTATATCGACCGCGCTGAGCGTACTCCCCAAACCAATGCAACGTATGCGGCTTTCCTATTCCTGACGAAGGAATATCCTAAAACCATTGAGGAAGCCCGGAAAGTACTGGCCGTGGACCCCAACAATGTGGCCATGAACCGCTTGGTCGCTTACTCGCTTTACGAGGATAAGAAAAACGATGAGGCCATAGCAGCTATGCAGAAATACATGTCATTGGTACCAGCCAACAAGCTGATTGCTGACGACTATGTATACCTGGGCAAAATGCAGGCAGCTGCAGGCAAGTATGATGAGGGTATTGCCTCTATCAAGAAGGGTATTGAAATGGACCCACAGAAAGCCGGCGACCTACAGAACGACTTGGCTCAGGCCTATCTGACCAAGAAGGACTACCCCATGGCAGTGGCTACCTATAGAACCAAAATTGCTAATCAGATCAAGGCAAATGGTAGCGCTGAGTTGACGGACCAAATTCGTTTGGCCAACGCATATGAGTACAACAAGCAGTATCAGCAAGCGGATAGCCTGTATGCTGGCGTACTGACTGCCCGTCCTGAGTATGCTGCTGGTTATTTGATGCGTGCCCGTGTAAACTCCAACCTCGACCCCAACTCGACGGAAGGGAAGGCTAAGCCGTACTATGAAAAGTTTTTGGAGATGATGAAGGCTAACCCTGAGGATGCCGCTCGTTACAAAAACGAGGTGCTGACAGCCAACAAATATCTGGGCTACTATTATTTCCAGAAAGGCGATAAAGCAACTTCGCTACCCTACTGGCAGGCTGCCTTAGCTCTTGACCCGAATGATAACCAAGCCAAAACTGCTGTGAACAGCATTTCGGGTACTAAAACTGCTCGTAAGTAG
- a CDS encoding RluA family pseudouridine synthase, which yields MLPSPDDALPIPPDDEAEGGDELYEHHRIRADKGQELLRLDKFLLNRLPSTSRTRIQNAIKAEAVQVNDKPAKANYRVKPLDVVTVTLPEPPREFKVVPEPMELDIRYEDESLLLVNKPAGLVVHPAFGNWNGTLVNGLAYHLHNLPTGRNGEIRPGLVHRIDKDTSGLLVIGKSEWAMTHLSQQFFHHTIERTYLALVWGVPKEPAGTITGHIGRSLKDRKVQAVYPEGEQGKHAVTHYKVLRTYQHVALLQCNLETGRTHQIRAHMKHIGHPLFSDATYGGDKVLYGQRTGAYKAFVEKAFSLMPRQALHAKSLGFVHPVTGAPMQFEVELPADFAAVLAAWDEYASAEG from the coding sequence ATGCTACCCTCGCCCGACGACGCCCTACCCATTCCGCCCGATGATGAAGCGGAAGGGGGAGATGAACTCTACGAACACCACCGCATCCGAGCCGATAAAGGACAGGAGCTCCTGCGGTTGGATAAGTTTCTGCTCAACCGCCTACCTAGTACATCGCGCACTCGCATCCAGAATGCTATCAAGGCGGAAGCAGTGCAGGTGAACGACAAACCGGCCAAAGCCAACTACCGCGTAAAGCCCTTGGATGTGGTGACGGTAACGCTGCCTGAGCCGCCACGTGAGTTTAAGGTAGTGCCTGAACCCATGGAGCTGGATATCCGCTACGAGGACGAATCGTTGCTGCTCGTGAATAAACCAGCTGGTTTGGTAGTGCACCCGGCGTTTGGCAACTGGAACGGTACGTTGGTGAATGGCTTGGCCTACCACCTGCACAACCTACCTACCGGCCGCAACGGCGAAATCAGACCGGGCCTGGTGCACCGCATCGACAAGGATACATCGGGCTTGCTGGTGATTGGCAAGTCAGAATGGGCTATGACGCACTTGTCGCAGCAGTTTTTTCACCATACGATTGAGCGCACCTATCTGGCATTGGTGTGGGGTGTGCCCAAAGAGCCGGCAGGAACAATTACGGGCCATATAGGACGTAGCTTAAAAGATCGTAAGGTACAGGCTGTCTACCCCGAGGGAGAGCAAGGCAAGCACGCCGTGACGCATTATAAAGTGCTGCGCACCTACCAGCACGTGGCCTTGCTCCAATGCAACCTCGAAACAGGTCGTACGCACCAGATTCGAGCGCACATGAAGCACATTGGTCACCCATTGTTCTCGGATGCCACCTATGGTGGCGACAAGGTGCTCTATGGGCAGCGTACGGGAGCATACAAGGCCTTTGTCGAGAAGGCCTTTAGTTTGATGCCTCGCCAGGCATTACACGCCAAATCGCTTGGGTTCGTGCATCCTGTCACTGGTGCCCCGATGCAGTTTGAGGTTGAACTGCCCGCCGATTTTGCAGCGGTATTAGCTGCCTGGGACGAGTATGCTAGTGCTGAGGGGTAG